Proteins encoded within one genomic window of Variovorax sp. OAS795:
- a CDS encoding GNAT family N-acetyltransferase: protein MNDIEAIERATVAAVSPPAVEELDGWLLPFDEGTVKRARSAVPLHRGEVGDETIDRIEDRYDSRQLVPALRLADDECFGALRAELERRHYVGDSPTCVQIGSVRHMREVATVGAALAHVDLAPDEAWATLFLGEGFDPVDGAHRVRALSRAKGSLYASVREGRRTLAAGAMAFSHGWASVHGMRTEQSQRGRGLAARVLAGLSEAALARGFERVFLQVDAQNAAAHALYRRAGFSTRWQYRYWQRQQWPR, encoded by the coding sequence ATGAACGACATCGAAGCTATCGAGCGGGCCACGGTCGCGGCCGTATCGCCGCCGGCCGTCGAAGAGCTCGACGGCTGGCTGCTGCCGTTCGACGAAGGCACCGTCAAGCGCGCCAGGTCGGCGGTTCCGCTGCATCGCGGCGAGGTCGGCGACGAGACCATCGACCGCATCGAAGACCGCTACGACAGCCGGCAGCTGGTGCCGGCGCTGCGCCTTGCCGACGACGAATGCTTCGGGGCGCTGCGCGCCGAGCTGGAGCGGCGCCACTATGTGGGGGATTCGCCCACCTGCGTGCAGATCGGCTCCGTGCGGCACATGCGCGAGGTGGCGACCGTCGGCGCCGCGCTGGCGCACGTGGACCTCGCGCCCGACGAGGCCTGGGCCACGCTTTTTCTCGGCGAGGGCTTCGATCCGGTCGATGGCGCCCATCGCGTTCGCGCGCTGTCGCGTGCCAAGGGGTCGCTCTATGCGAGCGTGCGCGAAGGCCGCCGCACCTTGGCCGCGGGCGCCATGGCCTTCAGCCACGGATGGGCCAGCGTGCATGGCATGCGGACCGAGCAGTCGCAGCGCGGCAGGGGCCTGGCGGCGCGCGTGCTGGCCGGGCTGTCAGAGGCCGCGCTCGCGCGCGGCTTCGAGCGCGTGTTCCTGCAGGTCGACGCGCAGAACGCCGCGGCCCATGCACTCTACCGGCGCGCGGGATTCTCCACCCGCTGGCAATACCGCTATTGGCAGCGGCAGCAGTGGCCGCGCTGA
- a CDS encoding biosynthetic peptidoglycan transglycosylase produces the protein MNKILRFVIYALAALVVTACVAFFLIARFALAPAPGEWSTSIKAGPLSFEVGVPAAVRLATSSWLAPHLDGHALDTRFGTVRFAWKQADGLLEMRCAPCSMEVPALGTQPIQVEGVVATVRRDGNTLAGTLTATPRNAEAGAVIQGPWEGRLAPKGLHLSADIKDAPIARWYAVLAPHLPELQRARIGGTLAVRAQVMLPDGTFAVLPTVSQFTVEGLGTEAMLGARSSCGAPARLANDSWLARAVIAAEDQRFFSHAGYDLAEIVASIDNNQKDGQQKRGASTLTQQLAKMLVTGSERTAERKLRELLYAVEMEQTLGKARILQLYLDNAPWGGNLCGAEAASRRYFKRPARNLEPAQAVWLAAMLHKPQAVLEQWRRDGRIDPDRTKWVAESVRGISRNQREALLKSVAAARFAAPDAAP, from the coding sequence GTGAACAAGATCCTGAGATTCGTGATTTATGCGCTGGCGGCCCTGGTCGTGACGGCGTGCGTGGCTTTCTTCCTGATCGCCAGGTTCGCGCTGGCCCCTGCGCCGGGCGAGTGGAGCACCAGCATCAAGGCCGGGCCGCTGAGTTTCGAGGTCGGGGTCCCCGCGGCGGTGCGCCTGGCGACCTCTTCGTGGCTCGCGCCCCACCTGGACGGCCATGCGCTGGACACGCGCTTCGGCACGGTCCGCTTCGCCTGGAAACAAGCCGATGGGCTGCTCGAGATGCGCTGCGCACCCTGCAGCATGGAAGTCCCTGCCCTGGGCACGCAGCCAATCCAGGTCGAAGGCGTGGTCGCCACCGTCCGGCGCGACGGCAACACGCTGGCGGGCACCCTCACGGCCACGCCGCGCAATGCCGAGGCCGGCGCCGTGATCCAGGGGCCGTGGGAGGGGCGCCTCGCGCCCAAGGGCCTGCACCTCAGCGCCGACATCAAGGATGCGCCGATCGCCCGCTGGTATGCGGTGCTCGCGCCCCACCTGCCCGAACTGCAGCGGGCCCGCATCGGCGGCACGCTGGCGGTGCGCGCCCAGGTCATGCTGCCCGATGGCACGTTCGCCGTGCTTCCCACGGTGAGCCAGTTCACCGTGGAAGGTCTCGGCACCGAAGCCATGCTGGGCGCGCGCAGCAGCTGCGGCGCGCCCGCCAGGCTTGCCAACGACAGCTGGCTCGCGCGCGCCGTCATCGCGGCCGAGGACCAGCGCTTTTTCAGCCATGCGGGCTACGACCTGGCCGAGATCGTCGCGTCGATCGACAACAACCAGAAGGACGGCCAGCAAAAGCGCGGCGCCAGCACGCTGACGCAGCAGCTGGCCAAGATGCTGGTGACCGGCAGCGAACGCACCGCCGAGCGCAAGCTGCGCGAACTGCTCTATGCCGTCGAAATGGAGCAGACGCTGGGCAAGGCCCGCATCCTGCAGCTGTACCTGGACAACGCGCCCTGGGGTGGCAACCTGTGCGGCGCCGAAGCCGCGTCGCGGCGCTACTTCAAGCGCCCGGCGCGCAACCTGGAACCCGCGCAGGCGGTCTGGCTCGCGGCCATGCTGCACAAGCCGCAGGCGGTGCTCGAGCAATGGCGGCGCGACGGCCGCATCGACCCGGACCGCACCAAGTGGGTCGCCGAGAGCGTCCGCGGCATCAGCCGGAACCAGCGCGAGGCGCTGCTCAAGAGCGTGGCGGCGGCGCGATTCGCAGCCCCGGATGCCGCTCCATGA
- the xrtQ gene encoding exosortase Q encodes MSLAALAYRHPRLVDWGIHIDRVPAAGWLALQFAALAPTWAWMVRRMRDGSDDPLGLLALAALAALAWQCRRELRAAPRLGWLSLAGAGTVLATLLRTGLGALPALPPLAAGLVAVLALACGLLAFLPRRVAALPVVGLAVLALPLLSSLQFYAGYPLRVVTAEASRWLLAPGFSVAREGSSLLVDGRLVIVDAPCSGVQMVWLGYFTACTVALWARQGDHGFVRRLPLVGLLVLGGNILRNSVLVAFEAVGHPLAPWAHNLFGLLVLAAVCGGIARAMVPARTGPEFAERPVPGLITAPGGRHVDTVS; translated from the coding sequence ATGTCGCTGGCCGCACTTGCCTATCGCCATCCGCGTCTCGTGGACTGGGGCATCCACATCGACCGCGTACCGGCCGCCGGCTGGCTGGCGCTGCAGTTTGCCGCGCTGGCGCCGACCTGGGCCTGGATGGTCCGGCGCATGCGCGACGGCTCCGACGATCCGCTGGGCCTGCTGGCGCTGGCGGCCTTGGCCGCGCTGGCATGGCAATGTCGCCGGGAGCTTCGCGCCGCGCCGCGGCTCGGCTGGCTCTCGCTCGCGGGGGCCGGTACGGTGCTGGCCACGCTGCTGCGCACGGGCCTTGGAGCACTCCCTGCCCTTCCTCCGCTCGCGGCCGGCCTGGTGGCCGTGCTGGCGCTGGCGTGCGGCCTGCTCGCTTTCCTGCCGCGGCGCGTGGCGGCGCTGCCGGTTGTGGGGCTCGCGGTGCTGGCGCTGCCGCTGTTGTCGTCGCTGCAGTTCTATGCGGGCTATCCGCTGCGCGTGGTGACGGCCGAGGCGAGCCGCTGGCTGCTGGCGCCGGGCTTCAGCGTGGCGCGCGAGGGCAGCAGCCTGCTGGTCGACGGGCGGCTGGTGATCGTCGATGCGCCGTGCTCGGGCGTGCAGATGGTGTGGCTCGGCTATTTCACCGCCTGCACGGTCGCGCTCTGGGCGCGCCAGGGCGACCATGGCTTCGTGCGCCGGCTGCCGCTGGTCGGCCTGCTGGTGCTGGGCGGCAACATCTTGCGCAACAGCGTCCTGGTGGCATTCGAGGCCGTGGGCCACCCGCTGGCACCTTGGGCGCACAACCTGTTCGGGCTCCTGGTGCTGGCCGCGGTGTGCGGCGGCATCGCGCGCGCGATGGTGCCGGCTCGCACCGGGCCCGAATTTGCCGAGCGGCCCGTGCCGGGCCTGATCACCGCACCGGGAGGGCGCCATGTCGACACCGTTTCTTGA
- a CDS encoding VIT and VWA domain-containing protein, producing MDAHTTPRTGRWLWLATLSLAAAGFAALALNPVHAQEAPGPRLKTESPYFFVKSGDPSVDPLPLKGTEVTVKISGVIADVTVTQTYRNEGQRAIEAKYVFPGSTRAAVNGLNVRLADRMITAQIREKLQAQIEYDTAKKEGKTAALLEQHLPNVFQMNVANILPGDDVKVELRYTELLVPQSGNYAFVFPTVVGPRYNSPQSENAQAKWVAQPTLREGAAPAASFRLKASIDTPMGLKEVRSATHAIDVTKNDEDRHADVVLMADGRPADNRDFVLDYRLAGEKIESGLMLYKGQNTNGDAENFFLAMIEPPKAVPASAISPRDYIFVVDISGSMHGFPLDTAKTVLERLIGGLRPSDTFNVLLFSGSNKMLSPQSVPATRANIERALSTIQNYAGSGSTELIPALRRVYAEPKEENVSRTVVLVTDGYVTVEREAFELVRKNLSKANVFAFGIGSSVNRSLMEGIARAGMGEPFIITDPRQAPEQAARFRRMVESPVLTSVKLSFGGLDVYDVEPQALPDVLGERPVIVFGKWRPDADGKARGRVIVEGRGADGPYRQELRIDPRMRQDTAALRTLWARHRIQSLSDQEALDGSGDHKARITELGLKYSLLTQYTSFIAVDQVVRNLAPQNNAEVAQPLPLPQGVSELALGAEVPSTPEPETLGAIAVVLSMLAMLRRRARRHDPRRFTA from the coding sequence ATGGACGCCCACACCACCCCACGCACCGGCCGCTGGCTCTGGCTCGCGACCCTGAGCCTGGCCGCCGCGGGCTTCGCCGCGCTCGCCCTCAATCCCGTGCATGCGCAGGAAGCGCCCGGTCCGCGGCTGAAGACGGAGAGCCCGTATTTCTTCGTGAAGAGCGGCGATCCCTCGGTCGACCCGCTGCCGCTCAAGGGCACCGAGGTGACGGTCAAGATCTCGGGCGTGATTGCCGACGTGACCGTGACGCAGACCTATCGCAACGAGGGCCAGCGCGCGATCGAGGCGAAGTATGTTTTTCCGGGCTCGACCAGGGCCGCCGTCAACGGCCTCAACGTGCGGCTGGCAGACCGCATGATCACCGCGCAGATCCGCGAGAAGCTGCAGGCGCAGATCGAATACGACACCGCGAAGAAAGAAGGCAAGACCGCCGCGCTGCTCGAGCAGCACCTGCCCAACGTGTTCCAGATGAACGTCGCCAACATCCTGCCGGGTGACGACGTGAAGGTGGAACTGCGCTACACCGAGCTGCTGGTGCCGCAGTCGGGCAACTACGCCTTCGTGTTCCCCACCGTGGTGGGCCCGCGCTACAACAGCCCGCAGTCGGAGAACGCGCAGGCGAAGTGGGTCGCGCAGCCCACGCTGCGCGAAGGCGCGGCGCCGGCAGCCAGCTTCAGGCTCAAGGCCAGCATCGACACGCCCATGGGCCTGAAGGAGGTGCGCTCCGCCACCCACGCCATCGACGTGACGAAGAACGATGAAGACCGGCACGCCGACGTGGTGCTCATGGCCGATGGCCGCCCGGCGGACAACCGCGACTTCGTGCTGGACTATCGCCTGGCGGGTGAAAAGATCGAGTCGGGCCTGATGCTCTACAAGGGCCAGAACACCAATGGGGACGCCGAGAATTTCTTCCTCGCGATGATCGAACCACCCAAGGCGGTGCCCGCCAGCGCCATCTCGCCGCGCGACTACATCTTCGTGGTCGACATCTCGGGGTCGATGCACGGCTTTCCGCTCGACACCGCCAAGACGGTGCTCGAACGACTGATCGGCGGGCTGCGCCCGAGCGACACCTTCAACGTGCTGCTGTTCTCGGGCAGCAACAAGATGCTCTCGCCGCAGTCGGTGCCGGCCACGCGCGCCAACATCGAGCGGGCGCTGTCCACCATCCAGAACTACGCCGGCAGCGGCAGCACCGAGCTGATTCCGGCGCTCAGGCGTGTCTATGCCGAGCCGAAGGAAGAGAACGTATCGCGCACCGTGGTGCTGGTGACCGATGGCTACGTGACGGTGGAGCGCGAGGCCTTCGAGCTGGTGCGCAAGAACCTCTCGAAGGCCAACGTGTTCGCCTTCGGCATCGGCTCGTCGGTGAACCGCAGCCTGATGGAAGGCATTGCGCGCGCCGGCATGGGCGAGCCGTTCATCATCACCGACCCGCGTCAGGCGCCCGAGCAGGCCGCACGATTCCGCCGCATGGTGGAGTCGCCCGTGCTCACCAGCGTGAAGCTCAGCTTCGGCGGACTGGACGTGTACGACGTGGAGCCGCAGGCGCTGCCCGACGTGCTCGGCGAGCGCCCGGTGATCGTGTTCGGCAAATGGCGCCCGGATGCGGACGGCAAGGCCCGCGGCCGCGTGATCGTCGAAGGGCGTGGCGCCGACGGCCCCTATCGCCAGGAACTGCGCATCGATCCGCGGATGCGCCAGGACACCGCCGCGCTGCGCACGCTGTGGGCCCGCCATCGCATCCAGAGCCTGAGCGACCAGGAGGCGCTCGACGGCAGCGGCGACCACAAGGCGCGCATCACCGAGCTCGGCCTCAAGTACAGCCTGCTGACGCAGTACACCAGCTTCATTGCGGTGGACCAGGTCGTGCGCAACCTCGCACCGCAGAACAACGCGGAGGTGGCCCAGCCGCTGCCGTTGCCGCAGGGCGTGAGCGAACTCGCACTCGGCGCCGAGGTGCCGAGCACGCCGGAACCCGAGACGCTGGGCGCGATTGCCGTGGTGCTGTCGATGCTCGCCATGCTGCGCCGCCGCGCGCGGCGCCACGATCCGCGCCGCTTCACGGCCTGA
- the creD gene encoding cell envelope integrity protein CreD: MSQFMKAVQGSMLVKVAGLVMLTLVLCGPLAEINSLNQERGHSQRAAAVELAATYAGAQTVVGPLLLVPYVERWMEPLRDAQGKVIGQQARSKDMAHAVFPDKLHIEGSMATQERYRGIFKIPFYTLDATLGGSFGAFDPKSVAHSEADSHIEFKAPLVVFAVSDLRGLDGSPAIAMNGEALRFRQRVPGLADEAWLADGIHAPLAGAALSAWEAKAPLPFELKLGLVGQETLSMVPIAEETTAHLRSAWAHPSFGGRFLATEREVTPQGFDAKWRVSALVTSAREQVREGLSGNAKQAAQHRLGALQTFDVSLAQPINVYSMSTRAGKYGALFIGLVIMAAFMFELFRRQRMHPVQYGLVGLSIALFFLLLLALSEKLAFWLAYAGAASASVLLLGIYFSAVLHSWQRGAGFGAYVAVLYGSLYGLLASESNALLLGALLTFGMLAVLMLATRKVDWYALSQRAEPAAPVA; the protein is encoded by the coding sequence ATGTCTCAGTTCATGAAGGCAGTGCAGGGTTCGATGCTGGTCAAGGTGGCCGGACTGGTAATGCTCACGCTGGTGCTGTGCGGCCCACTGGCCGAGATCAATTCGCTTAACCAAGAGCGCGGCCACAGCCAGCGCGCGGCCGCCGTAGAACTTGCCGCCACCTATGCGGGTGCCCAGACCGTGGTGGGCCCGCTGCTGCTGGTGCCCTATGTGGAACGCTGGATGGAGCCGCTGCGCGATGCGCAGGGCAAGGTGATCGGCCAGCAGGCGCGCAGCAAGGACATGGCCCATGCGGTGTTTCCCGACAAGCTGCACATCGAGGGTTCGATGGCGACGCAAGAGCGCTACCGGGGCATCTTCAAGATTCCGTTCTACACACTCGATGCCACACTGGGCGGCAGCTTCGGCGCCTTCGATCCCAAAAGCGTGGCGCACAGCGAGGCCGACTCACACATCGAGTTCAAGGCGCCGCTCGTCGTCTTCGCCGTGAGCGACCTGCGCGGGCTCGACGGTTCGCCTGCCATTGCGATGAACGGCGAGGCGCTGCGCTTCAGGCAGCGCGTGCCCGGCCTCGCCGACGAAGCCTGGCTGGCCGACGGCATCCACGCACCGCTCGCCGGCGCCGCGCTTTCCGCGTGGGAGGCCAAAGCGCCGCTGCCCTTCGAATTGAAGCTGGGACTGGTCGGCCAGGAGACCCTCTCGATGGTGCCGATCGCGGAGGAAACCACCGCGCACCTGCGTTCGGCCTGGGCGCATCCGAGTTTCGGCGGCCGCTTCCTCGCGACCGAGCGCGAGGTGACGCCCCAGGGCTTCGATGCGAAATGGCGCGTCTCGGCGCTCGTGACCTCGGCGCGCGAGCAGGTGAGAGAGGGGCTTTCCGGCAATGCCAAGCAGGCGGCGCAACACCGCCTCGGGGCGCTGCAGACCTTCGACGTCTCGCTCGCCCAGCCCATCAACGTGTACTCGATGAGCACGCGTGCCGGCAAGTACGGCGCGCTCTTCATCGGCCTGGTGATCATGGCGGCCTTCATGTTCGAGCTGTTCCGCCGGCAGCGCATGCATCCGGTGCAATACGGGCTCGTGGGCCTGTCGATCGCGCTGTTCTTCCTGCTGCTGCTGGCCTTGTCCGAGAAGCTGGCTTTCTGGCTCGCCTATGCGGGCGCGGCCTCTGCGAGCGTGCTGCTGCTCGGCATCTACTTCAGCGCCGTGCTGCACAGCTGGCAACGCGGCGCGGGTTTCGGCGCCTACGTCGCGGTGCTTTATGGCTCGCTCTACGGCCTGCTGGCATCGGAAAGCAACGCGCTGCTGCTCGGTGCCCTGCTGACATTCGGCATGCTGGCGGTGCTGATGCTCGCCACGCGCAAGGTCGACTGGTATGCGCTCTCGCAGCGTGCCGAGCCGGCGGCGCCCGTCGCATGA
- a CDS encoding glycoside hydrolase family 3 N-terminal domain-containing protein: protein MKHLRFALGALGWLALAALCFWAWQLKDPHLRFMRAWELPMLLGALGVCTAVAWRFARRALRPVSLGLVLAALFTALGHEAASLRHRAEVSAASGPTAQLIGSHFVVGYDDAKDLRELARKGLIGGVFIGGRNVKGRTAAALREEIDGLQALRREAGLPPLIVATDQEGGAVSRLSPLIEHQPGLATLLDADVPEAEIAQRAHAYGAQQGRSLAALGITLNFSPVVDLRTGRAPGRWDFHTRIDERAISADPTLTARVALAYEQGLESAGVRGTLKHFPGLAGVTEDTHHFAAVLQTPVARLATHDWKPFQDVSKNSGAAIMLGHVTVPEIDPDFPASFSRKIVQQLIRGEWGYQGLLVTDDLTMGAAYNRGLCDATVRALDAGVDLLLIAFDHDKYFDAMHCAQQAAQRGALDLPMLERSSARRLQSFR, encoded by the coding sequence ATGAAGCACCTGCGGTTCGCGCTCGGTGCCCTGGGCTGGCTGGCCCTGGCGGCGCTGTGCTTCTGGGCCTGGCAGCTGAAGGATCCGCATCTTCGCTTCATGCGCGCATGGGAGTTGCCGATGCTGCTGGGCGCCCTCGGCGTTTGCACGGCGGTGGCATGGCGCTTTGCGCGCCGCGCGCTGCGTCCGGTCTCGCTGGGCCTGGTGCTCGCGGCGTTGTTCACTGCGCTGGGCCACGAGGCCGCGAGCCTGCGGCACCGCGCCGAAGTGTCGGCCGCGTCCGGGCCCACCGCACAGCTGATCGGATCGCATTTTGTCGTCGGCTATGACGACGCGAAGGACCTGCGCGAACTCGCACGCAAGGGATTGATCGGCGGCGTCTTCATTGGCGGACGCAACGTCAAAGGCCGTACCGCCGCTGCACTTCGCGAAGAGATCGATGGCTTGCAGGCGCTGCGCCGCGAGGCCGGCCTGCCGCCCCTCATCGTCGCCACCGACCAGGAAGGCGGCGCCGTGTCGCGCCTTTCGCCGCTGATCGAACACCAGCCGGGCCTCGCCACGCTGCTCGATGCCGACGTGCCCGAAGCCGAGATCGCGCAGCGTGCCCATGCCTACGGTGCGCAGCAGGGCAGGTCGCTTGCGGCACTGGGCATCACGCTCAACTTCAGTCCCGTGGTCGACTTGCGCACCGGCCGCGCGCCCGGCCGCTGGGACTTTCACACCCGCATCGACGAACGCGCGATCTCGGCCGACCCCACGCTCACTGCGCGGGTGGCGCTCGCCTACGAGCAAGGCCTCGAATCCGCTGGCGTGCGCGGCACCCTGAAGCACTTTCCCGGCCTGGCCGGCGTGACCGAGGACACGCACCATTTCGCCGCCGTGCTGCAGACGCCGGTCGCTCGACTTGCAACACATGACTGGAAGCCGTTTCAAGACGTGTCGAAAAACTCCGGTGCGGCGATCATGCTCGGCCATGTGACCGTGCCGGAGATCGATCCCGACTTTCCGGCCTCTTTCTCGCGCAAAATCGTGCAGCAGCTGATTCGCGGCGAGTGGGGCTACCAGGGCCTGCTCGTCACCGACGATCTGACGATGGGCGCGGCCTACAACCGCGGGCTCTGCGACGCCACGGTCCGCGCCCTCGATGCCGGCGTGGACCTGCTGTTGATCGCCTTCGACCACGACAAGTATTTCGACGCCATGCATTGCGCGCAGCAGGCCGCGCAGCGCGGCGCACTCGACCTGCCGATGCTGGAACGCAGCAGCGCCCGCCGGCTCCAATCCTTTCGCTAG
- a CDS encoding penicillin-binding protein 1A, whose protein sequence is MFKRPRSLQPDDGAAPDDERNRRWKRAARWAAIAAGSGALVVLVAALVTVAVIYPKLPDISELADYRPKLPLRVYSVEGTLIGEFGEERRTLTPFANIPKVMKDAVLAVEDARFYDHGGVDYKGFVRAAVASMKGGRKQGASTITMQVARNVYLSSERTLSRKTYEILLALRLERQLSKDQILEIYLNQIYLGNRAYGFAAASEAYFGKPLQNITTAEAAMLAGLPKAPGANNPVANPRRARARQLYVIDRMQETGFITAEQAAEAKKEELHLRDAADPDRLHAEYVAETVRQMMYAQHGDSIYTSGMKVYTSLVAADQAAAYRSLRKGIMDYERRQPYRGPERFIDLPDDPKEADEAVDDALAEHPDNGDVMAAVVLDANSKEINAVRANGEAVEISGEGLRPAQSGLAAKAPPNIKIRRGAVIRVARTPKNTWEITQLPEVEGAFISMDPRTGAIKALVGGFDFGKNKFNHVTQAWRQPGSSFKPFIYSAALEKGFTPATIVNDAPLHFEAGTAGGQPWEPKNFDGGFEGPMPLRTALMKSKNLVTVRVLQSIGAPYAQDWITRFGFDKDKHPAYLPMALGAGSVTPMQMATAYSVFANGGYKVNPYLVTRVTDLRDKVLLETDPPVLDESHRAIPQRNAFIMDSLLQSVVKGGTAARAYQALKRDDLFGKTGTTNDSFDTWFAGFQPTNVGIAWIGYDTPRQLGVRGETGGSLSLPIWIGYMQSALKGVPVSKIPEPPGVANIDGEWYFDDFTPGRGVASLGIENAEAPAPPAEELSGVPLGPPPPPEERNRILEFFR, encoded by the coding sequence ATGTTCAAACGCCCACGCTCCCTCCAACCCGACGACGGCGCCGCGCCGGACGACGAACGCAACCGCCGATGGAAACGCGCCGCACGATGGGCCGCCATTGCGGCGGGCTCGGGCGCGCTCGTGGTGCTGGTCGCAGCCCTTGTCACGGTAGCCGTGATCTATCCGAAACTGCCCGACATCTCCGAGCTGGCCGACTACCGGCCCAAGCTGCCGCTGCGCGTGTATTCGGTCGAAGGCACGCTGATCGGCGAGTTCGGCGAGGAGCGCCGCACGCTGACGCCCTTTGCCAACATTCCCAAGGTCATGAAGGACGCCGTGCTGGCGGTGGAAGACGCTCGCTTCTATGACCATGGCGGTGTGGACTACAAGGGCTTCGTGCGCGCCGCGGTGGCCAGCATGAAGGGCGGCCGCAAGCAGGGCGCATCGACCATCACCATGCAGGTGGCGCGCAATGTGTACCTGAGTTCGGAGCGCACGCTGAGCCGCAAGACCTATGAAATATTGCTGGCGCTGCGGCTGGAGCGGCAGCTCAGCAAGGACCAGATCCTCGAGATCTACCTGAACCAGATCTACCTGGGCAACCGCGCCTATGGCTTTGCTGCGGCCTCCGAGGCCTACTTCGGCAAGCCGCTGCAGAACATCACCACGGCCGAGGCCGCGATGCTCGCGGGCCTGCCGAAGGCACCTGGCGCCAACAACCCGGTGGCCAACCCGCGCCGCGCGCGTGCGCGCCAGCTCTATGTGATCGATCGCATGCAGGAAACCGGCTTCATCACCGCCGAGCAGGCGGCCGAGGCCAAGAAGGAAGAGCTCCACCTGCGCGATGCGGCCGATCCGGACCGCCTGCATGCCGAGTACGTGGCCGAAACCGTGCGCCAGATGATGTACGCGCAACACGGCGACAGCATCTACACCAGCGGCATGAAGGTCTACACCTCGCTCGTCGCGGCCGACCAGGCGGCAGCCTACAGGTCGCTTCGCAAGGGCATCATGGACTACGAGCGGCGCCAGCCCTATCGCGGTCCCGAGCGCTTCATCGACCTGCCCGACGATCCCAAGGAAGCCGACGAGGCCGTGGACGATGCGCTGGCCGAACACCCGGACAACGGCGACGTGATGGCGGCCGTGGTGCTCGATGCCAACAGCAAGGAGATCAACGCGGTGCGCGCGAACGGCGAAGCCGTGGAGATCAGCGGCGAGGGCCTCCGGCCCGCACAGTCGGGCCTCGCGGCCAAGGCGCCGCCCAACATCAAGATCCGCCGCGGCGCGGTGATCCGCGTGGCAAGGACGCCGAAGAACACCTGGGAAATCACGCAGCTGCCCGAGGTCGAGGGCGCGTTCATCAGCATGGACCCGCGCACCGGTGCCATCAAGGCGCTGGTGGGCGGCTTCGACTTCGGCAAGAACAAGTTCAACCACGTCACGCAGGCCTGGCGCCAGCCGGGTTCAAGCTTCAAGCCCTTCATCTATTCGGCCGCGCTGGAGAAGGGCTTCACGCCGGCCACCATCGTGAACGATGCGCCGCTGCACTTCGAGGCCGGCACCGCGGGCGGCCAGCCCTGGGAACCGAAGAACTTCGATGGCGGCTTCGAAGGACCGATGCCGCTGCGCACCGCCCTGATGAAGTCGAAGAACCTGGTGACGGTGCGCGTGCTGCAGTCCATCGGGGCCCCGTATGCGCAAGACTGGATCACCCGGTTCGGCTTCGACAAGGACAAGCATCCGGCCTACCTGCCGATGGCCCTGGGCGCGGGTTCGGTCACGCCGATGCAGATGGCCACCGCCTATTCGGTGTTTGCCAACGGCGGCTACAAGGTCAATCCGTACCTCGTCACGCGCGTGACCGACCTGCGCGACAAGGTGCTGCTCGAAACCGATCCGCCAGTGCTGGACGAAAGCCACCGCGCGATTCCCCAGCGCAATGCCTTCATCATGGATTCGCTGCTGCAGAGCGTGGTGAAGGGCGGCACCGCGGCGCGCGCCTACCAGGCGCTCAAGCGGGACGACCTGTTCGGCAAGACCGGCACCACCAACGATTCGTTCGACACCTGGTTCGCGGGCTTCCAGCCCACCAACGTGGGCATCGCATGGATCGGCTACGACACGCCGCGGCAACTGGGCGTGCGCGGCGAAACCGGCGGCAGCCTGAGCCTGCCGATCTGGATCGGCTACATGCAATCCGCGCTCAAGGGCGTGCCGGTGAGCAAGATCCCGGAACCGCCGGGCGTGGCCAACATCGACGGCGAGTGGTACTTCGACGACTTCACGCCGGGCCGCGGCGTGGCGAGCCTGGGCATCGAGAACGCCGAAGCACCGGCGCCGCCGGCCGAAGAGCTCTCGGGCGTGCCGCTGGGCCCGCCGCCACCGCCCGAAGAGCGCAATCGCATCCTCGAATTCTTCCGCTAG